The sequence GTCGCTCGATGACCACATCGGTTTCTACTTTTACAGTTGCCATGTCATCTATTTTGACCTTATAAATGCCGAACGTTCGGTAAAATCAATAAGTTCATATACTGATTATTCAAGTGAAGTTGATTCGCAAATACATGTATGAATTGAATTCAAAACTGGCCAAAGCACTGGCTTATCGAGCACCTTTAGCTTTCTGATAGTATGCCGGCCGTCATAACGTTCTATCCTTACTCTGCTTTCAGCAGATCAATTTTAAAGATCAAAATGGAATTAGCGGGAATGCCTTCCTGAGCCTGGGGACCATAAGCCAGGCTGGGTGGCAGGTATAAGATGATAGAACCGCCAGGTGTAATTAAGGGAATGCCTTCCTGCCAGCCTACAATGAGCTGATCAAGGCCAAAGCGCACTCCTGATCCGCTATCGAAGGTTGTTCCGCTGGTGAGTGTGCCCGTATAATTGACGGTTACAGTCGAACACACCGTTGGTTTCGCACCAGAACCAGGCGACTGAATGTG comes from Spirosoma aureum and encodes:
- a CDS encoding FKBP-type peptidyl-prolyl cis-trans isomerase, with the protein product MKPYILVLLLGAMIAVSCQSGDQSPCTQTTVTTKAPQEEVAALKKLIDSHKISALLDERGFYYHIQSPGSGAKPTVCSTVTVNYTGTLTSGTTFDSGSGVRFGLDQLIVGWQEGIPLITPGGSIILYLPPSLAYGPQAQEGIPANSILIFKIDLLKAE